The following are encoded in a window of Phaseolus vulgaris cultivar G19833 chromosome 3, P. vulgaris v2.0, whole genome shotgun sequence genomic DNA:
- the LOC137839298 gene encoding filament-like plant protein 1 translates to MGLLGGQSSPSSNNPTKIGKGNSSRPKRKTPQVVSEEEVDDKDTEDGLITKRKRVTTSTPPALPTPTPPSPPVPLETVQATSLAAAPIVIESGSPDYAKDPPSASTPFVSVGEGPPSTTSIAGAVLGEDEGAQVSLAPVAEVPASPPRLETPLAAQTQEGGGESQHQTPPAPPASASSLPDPFKETLGPFATQLKIMAEDLPSLVSRAVKDSLKKLQEENSELKELNLMIRAEDEKLTCNLLMMEMEHSRLEDALDVELRNTRKEASDLRQKLHLQLQEKIDLESKLAEASKVERIEKRSADREILLGKVEADRDKALAELSQAREEATKVAAELAQARGKSKKAIEELARAHEEKEGLKNQIHELEQSDAQILTSEFEAALEQMPCQYPELDLSMLSICNEVVDGKIVPSEH, encoded by the exons atgggattgctgggaggtcaatcctctccatcttccaacaatcctacaaagattggaaagggaaattcgtcAAG GCCGAAGAGGAAGACTCCTCAGGTGGTGTCGGAAGAAGAAGTCGACGACAAAGACACTGAGGATGGTCTTATCACCAAGAGAAAAAGGGTAACCACCTCCACTCCACCCGCACTTCCAACGCCAACACCGCCATCACCTCCCGTTCCGTTGGAAACAGTCCAAGCAACATCACTGGCCGCCGCGCCCATAGTGATCGAGAGTGGGAGCCCTGATTATGCAAAGGACCCTCCGAGTGCCTCTACACCGTTCGTATCtgttggagagggtcctccttccacCACATCCATCGCTGGGGCTGTACTAGGAGAAGATGAGGGTGCTCAAGTTTCTCTAGCGCCTGTAGCAGAAGTTCcagcctcaccaccacgcctggAAACCCCCCTTGCTGcacaaactcaagagggtggtggtgaaagccAACATCAAACTCCACCAGCACCTCCAGCATCAGCCTCAAGCCTCCCAGATCCCTTCAAAGAGACCTTGGGACCCTTCGCAACTCAACTGAAGATCATGGCGGAAGATCTCCCTTCGCTGGTATCAAGAGCTGTGAAGGATTCACTCAAGAAGCTTCAAGAGGAAAACTCCGAGCTCAAGGAGTTGAATCTTATGATAAGGGCTGAGGACGAAAAGCTCACTTGCAATTTGCTGATGATGGAAATGGAacattcaaggctggaggatgCGCTGGATGTTGAGCTAAGGAATACACGCAAGGAAGCCTCTgatctgcgccaaaaactgcacctccaactCCAAGAGAAAATTGACTTGGAGAGCAAGTTG GCTGAAGCTTCCAAGGTGGAAAGAATCGAGAAGAGATCAGCAGATAGGGAGATCCTCTTGGGGAAGGTCGAGGCAGACAGAGATAAGGCTCTCGCTGAGCTCTCCCAAGCTCGTGAGGAAGCTACAAAAGTTGCTGCGGAGCTTGCCCAAGCTCGAGGTAAGAGCAAGAAAGCTATTGAAGAACTTGCTCGAGCTCATGAGGAGAAAGAAGGACTGAAGAACCAAATACATGAGCTTGAGCAGAGTGATGCTCAAATCCTCACCTCTGAGTTCGAAGCCGCTCTGGAGCAAATGCCATGCCAATATCCCGAGCTTGACCTTTCCATGTTGTCAATttgcaacgaagtggtggatgggaagattgtaCCTTCCGAACACTAA
- the LOC137839299 gene encoding uncharacterized protein: METPFSLVYGSDAMIPVEIHQSSPRFLGFVAEESNEERRVNLDLIDEVREEAKIKAEAVKRRVERQYNSKVKIRQFQVGDLVMRKAHPYEIENKLSPNWTEPFRVTDVIPIAHFE; encoded by the coding sequence atggagacacctttcagcctagtgtacggatcggacgccatgatcccagtggagATACACCAGAGCTCGCCCCGTTTCCTAGGTTTCGTGGCggaagagtccaacgaagaaaggagggtgaACCTGGACTTGATAGATGAAGTTAGAGAAGAAGCGAAAATTAAGGCtgaggccgtgaagagaagagtggagcgtcaatacaactctaaggtgaagATACGACAATTCCAGGTCGGGGAtttggtcatgaggaaggctcacccttacgagatagaaaataaattgtctCCTAACTGGACTGAACCGTTCAGGGtaactgatgtgattccaatagcacactttgaatga